In Streptomyces sp. SN-593, a single genomic region encodes these proteins:
- a CDS encoding SACE_7040 family transcriptional regulator, producing the protein MSPTKAVENRREQILREAARLFAERGFHGVGVDEIGAAVGISGPGLYRHFAGKDAMLAELLVGISGRLLSAGRMRVAESGEPAEALDALIRGHIDFAIDDRPLITLHDRELDRLRDSDRKLVRQLQRQYVEEWVGVVRRVYPRATELEARAAVHAVFGLLNSTPHLGAQSGLPDRAGMAALLHRLALSALDALDGGSGLDSGDDRRVTF; encoded by the coding sequence ATGAGTCCGACGAAAGCTGTGGAAAACCGGCGCGAGCAGATCCTCCGGGAGGCCGCGCGGCTCTTCGCCGAGCGCGGGTTCCACGGGGTCGGCGTCGACGAGATAGGGGCCGCGGTCGGCATCAGCGGCCCCGGCCTGTACCGGCACTTCGCGGGGAAGGACGCGATGCTCGCCGAACTGCTGGTCGGGATCAGCGGGCGGCTGCTGTCCGCGGGCCGGATGCGGGTGGCCGAGAGCGGCGAGCCCGCCGAGGCGCTGGACGCGCTGATCCGCGGCCACATCGACTTCGCGATCGACGACCGGCCGCTCATCACGCTGCACGACCGCGAGCTGGACCGGCTGCGCGACTCGGACCGCAAGCTCGTCCGCCAGCTCCAGCGGCAGTACGTGGAGGAGTGGGTCGGCGTGGTCCGGCGGGTCTATCCGCGGGCCACCGAACTGGAGGCCCGCGCCGCCGTGCACGCCGTGTTCGGCCTGCTCAACTCCACGCCCCACCTCGGCGCGCAGTCCGGCCTGCCGGACCGGGCCGGAATGGCCGCCCTTCTGCACCGCCTCGCGCTGAGCGCGCTGGACGCCCTCGACGGCGGCTCCGGCCTGGACAGCGGCGACGACCGGCGGGTAACTTTCTGA
- a CDS encoding phosphatase yields MPMDPLPATPTRQALVSHLIRTRIAGDVATPRENNLDHYRELAEGNRYFWFGLDLGDRWTDASAVLELMAERCGVVADPEHVNGQDTIDPELTVDGLDRMAEVLRKAVEDRSTVLLASGHPAGLFAVHNVLAKALRAVGCQVVGPAENLYADGGEIRYLGGVFMLHRGGSLVHTHSPEPMAEVLNALERDGRGLPDLVVADHGWAGCAGARGIDTVGFADSNDPALFVGESEGSVLVSVPLDDNVQPHFYAPMASYLLDAADLRHRPAAPRPGGGGRHRPDPRTRRTRTRKTRD; encoded by the coding sequence ATGCCCATGGACCCGCTGCCTGCCACCCCCACTCGCCAGGCCCTCGTCTCGCACCTGATACGCACCCGGATCGCCGGGGACGTCGCGACCCCTCGCGAGAACAACCTCGACCACTACCGCGAGCTCGCCGAGGGCAACCGCTACTTCTGGTTCGGGCTGGACCTCGGCGACCGGTGGACCGACGCGTCGGCGGTGCTGGAGCTGATGGCCGAGCGGTGCGGCGTGGTCGCCGACCCCGAGCACGTCAACGGGCAGGACACCATCGACCCGGAACTGACCGTCGACGGGCTGGACCGGATGGCCGAGGTGCTGAGGAAGGCGGTGGAGGACCGTTCCACGGTCCTGCTGGCGAGCGGGCACCCCGCGGGCCTGTTCGCGGTGCACAACGTGCTCGCCAAGGCGCTGCGGGCGGTCGGCTGCCAGGTGGTCGGGCCGGCGGAGAACCTGTACGCGGACGGCGGCGAGATCCGCTACCTCGGCGGCGTCTTCATGCTGCACCGGGGCGGCAGCCTGGTGCACACGCACTCGCCCGAGCCCATGGCCGAGGTGCTCAACGCCCTGGAGCGCGACGGGCGCGGGCTGCCCGACCTGGTGGTGGCCGACCACGGGTGGGCGGGCTGCGCGGGGGCACGCGGCATCGACACGGTCGGCTTCGCGGACTCCAACGACCCGGCCCTCTTCGTCGGCGAGTCCGAGGGCAGCGTCCTGGTGAGCGTGCCGCTCGACGACAACGTGCAGCCCCACTTCTACGCCCCGATGGCGTCCTACCTGCTGGACGCGGCCGACCTGCGGCACCGCCCGGCCGCGCCCCGACCGGGCGGGGGCGGCCGGCACCGCCCCGACCCGCGGACCCGCAGGACCCGGACCCGCAAGACCCGCGACTAG
- the speB gene encoding agmatinase: protein MSSAQPRGPVDSSRVPRYAGPATFARLPRLDEVGTTDVAVVGVPFDTGVSYRPGARFGGNAIREASRLLRPYNPAQDASPFALAQVADAGDIAANPFDIGEAVESVQAAADDLLGTGARLMTLGGDHTIALPLLRAVARRHGPVALLHFDAHLDTWDTYFGAAYTHGTPFRRAVEEGILDTSALSHVGTRGPLYGRKDLDDDEKMGFGIVTSADVMRRGVDEVAQQLRERIGDRPLYVSVDIDVLDPAHAPGTGTPEAGGLTSRELLEILRGLAGCHLVSADVVEVAPAYDHAEITSVAASHTAYELTTIMARQIAATR from the coding sequence ATGAGCAGCGCCCAGCCGCGCGGCCCCGTCGACTCCTCGCGTGTCCCGCGCTACGCGGGCCCCGCGACCTTCGCCCGGCTGCCCCGGCTCGACGAGGTGGGCACCACGGACGTCGCCGTCGTCGGCGTGCCCTTCGACACGGGGGTATCCTACCGCCCGGGGGCGCGGTTCGGCGGCAACGCCATCCGCGAGGCATCCCGGCTGTTGCGTCCGTACAACCCGGCGCAGGACGCGTCCCCCTTCGCGCTCGCCCAGGTCGCCGACGCGGGCGACATCGCGGCCAACCCGTTCGACATCGGCGAGGCGGTCGAGTCCGTCCAGGCGGCCGCCGACGACCTGCTGGGCACCGGCGCCCGGCTCATGACGCTGGGCGGCGACCACACGATCGCGCTGCCGCTGCTGCGCGCGGTCGCCCGGCGGCACGGGCCGGTGGCCCTGCTCCACTTCGACGCGCACCTCGACACCTGGGACACGTACTTCGGCGCCGCCTACACCCACGGGACGCCGTTCCGCCGGGCGGTGGAGGAGGGCATCCTCGACACCTCCGCGCTCTCCCACGTCGGGACCCGGGGCCCGCTCTACGGCCGGAAGGACCTCGACGACGACGAGAAGATGGGCTTCGGCATCGTCACCTCCGCCGACGTGATGCGGCGCGGCGTCGACGAGGTCGCCCAGCAGCTCCGCGAGCGGATCGGCGACCGGCCGCTGTACGTCTCGGTGGACATCGACGTCCTGGACCCCGCGCACGCACCCGGCACCGGGACCCCGGAAGCCGGCGGGCTCACCTCCCGCGAGCTCCTGGAGATCCTGCGCGGCCTGGCCGGCTGCCACCTGGTCTCCGCCGACGTGGTGGAGGTCGCCCCGGCCTACGACCACGCGGAGATCACCTCGGTCGCCGCCTCCCACACCGCCTACGAGCTCACGACGATCATGGCCCGGCAGATCGCCGCGACACGCTGA
- a CDS encoding acyl-CoA dehydrogenase family protein, which produces MRRTVFNEDHEAFRATIRAFIEAEVVPVYDEWLAAGQVPREFYHRLGELGVFGIEVPEEFGGAGETSFKFQVVIGEELARAGVSFGGSSVHVGLCLPYVMAYATQEQKKRWLPGFVSGATMFAIAMTEPGTGSDLAGMKTTAKLAEDGGHYVLNGAKTFITGGVHADRVIVCARTAPPTAEDRRAGISLFVVDTKSEGYTVGRKLDKLGLKTSDTAELSFSDVRVPAEDLLGEEGKGFSYLGQNLPQERLAIAAGAYAQAAAAVRFAQAYVQDRTVFGKTVASFQNTKFELAACKAEVDAAEAVVDRALEAHDLRQLSAADAASAKLFCTEVAARVIDRCLQLHGGYGYMNEYPIARLYADNRVNRIYGGTSEVMKSIIAKSMGL; this is translated from the coding sequence GTGCGTCGTACGGTGTTCAACGAGGACCACGAGGCGTTCCGCGCGACGATACGCGCCTTCATCGAGGCCGAGGTCGTGCCCGTCTACGACGAGTGGCTGGCGGCCGGGCAGGTGCCGCGGGAGTTCTACCACCGGCTCGGCGAACTGGGCGTCTTCGGCATCGAGGTGCCCGAGGAGTTCGGCGGCGCGGGCGAGACCAGCTTCAAGTTCCAGGTCGTGATCGGCGAGGAGCTCGCGCGCGCCGGCGTCAGCTTCGGCGGCAGCAGCGTGCACGTCGGCCTCTGCCTGCCGTACGTGATGGCGTACGCCACCCAGGAGCAGAAGAAGCGCTGGCTGCCCGGCTTCGTCAGCGGCGCCACGATGTTCGCCATCGCGATGACCGAGCCCGGCACCGGCTCCGACCTGGCCGGCATGAAGACCACCGCCAAGCTCGCGGAGGACGGCGGCCACTACGTCCTCAACGGGGCGAAGACCTTCATCACCGGAGGCGTCCACGCCGACCGCGTCATCGTCTGCGCCCGCACCGCCCCGCCCACCGCCGAGGACCGCCGCGCCGGCATCTCCCTGTTCGTCGTCGACACCAAGTCCGAGGGCTACACGGTCGGCCGCAAGCTCGACAAGCTCGGCCTGAAGACCTCCGACACCGCGGAGCTGTCCTTCTCCGACGTCCGCGTGCCCGCCGAGGACCTGCTCGGCGAGGAGGGCAAGGGCTTCTCCTACCTCGGCCAGAACCTGCCGCAGGAGCGGCTGGCCATCGCGGCCGGCGCGTACGCCCAGGCGGCGGCCGCCGTCCGCTTCGCGCAGGCGTACGTCCAGGACCGCACCGTGTTCGGCAAGACCGTCGCCTCCTTCCAGAACACCAAGTTCGAGCTCGCCGCCTGCAAGGCCGAGGTCGATGCCGCCGAGGCCGTCGTGGACCGCGCGCTGGAGGCCCACGACCTGCGCCAACTGTCGGCCGCCGACGCCGCCTCCGCCAAGCTCTTCTGCACCGAGGTCGCCGCCCGCGTCATCGACCGCTGCCTCCAGCTGCACGGCGGATACGGTTACATGAACGAATACCCGATCGCCCGCCTGTACGCGGACAACCGGGTCAACCGGATCTACGGCGGGACCAGTGAGGTCATGAAGTCGATCATCGCCAAGTCGATGGGCCTGTGA
- a CDS encoding carboxyl transferase domain-containing protein produces MAAPALTSATDPTSEAFRANTQAHTALVATLRDKLATARLGGGEKARARHTSRGKLLPRDRVDGLLDPGSPFLELAPLAADGMYDGQAPAAGVIAGIGRVSGREVVVVANDATVKGGTYYPMTVKKHLRAQEVALDNRLPCVYLVDSGGAFLPRQDEVFPDRDHFGRIFFNQATMSARGIPQIAAVMGSCTAGGAYVPAMSDEAVIVRNQGTIFLGGPPLVKAATGEVVTAEELGGGEVHSRTSGVTDHLAEDDPHALSIVRDIVATLPARGAPPWTVRPAQPPAVDPAGLYGAVPADSRTPYDVREVIARLVDGSRFAEFKAEYGTTLVTGFAHVQGHPVGIVANNGILFAESALKGAHFIELCDQRGIPLLFLQNISGFMVGRQYEAGGIAKHGAKMVTAVACARVPKLTVVIGGSYGAGNYSMCGRAYSPRFLWMWPNAKISVMGGEQAASVLATVKRDQLAAAGEKWSEEAEEAFRAPIREQYDTQGNAYYATARLWDDGVIDPLETRTVLGLALTACANAPLPAADPTAPGYGVFRM; encoded by the coding sequence ATGGCAGCACCCGCCCTGACCAGTGCCACAGATCCGACATCGGAGGCATTCCGCGCCAACACGCAGGCGCACACCGCGCTCGTGGCCACGCTGCGTGACAAGCTCGCCACCGCCAGGCTCGGCGGCGGGGAGAAGGCGCGCGCACGGCACACCTCAAGGGGAAAGCTGCTGCCGAGGGACCGCGTCGACGGACTGCTCGACCCCGGCTCCCCCTTCCTGGAGCTGGCCCCGCTCGCGGCCGACGGGATGTACGACGGCCAGGCACCCGCGGCGGGGGTGATCGCCGGGATCGGCCGCGTCTCGGGCCGCGAGGTCGTGGTGGTGGCCAACGACGCCACCGTCAAGGGCGGCACCTATTACCCGATGACCGTCAAGAAGCACCTCCGGGCCCAGGAGGTCGCCCTCGACAACCGGCTGCCGTGCGTCTACCTGGTGGACTCCGGCGGCGCCTTCCTCCCCCGGCAGGACGAGGTCTTCCCCGACCGCGACCACTTCGGCCGGATCTTCTTCAACCAGGCGACCATGTCGGCGCGCGGCATCCCGCAGATCGCCGCGGTGATGGGTTCGTGCACCGCCGGCGGCGCCTACGTACCGGCGATGAGCGACGAGGCCGTCATCGTGCGCAACCAGGGCACGATCTTCCTCGGCGGCCCGCCCCTGGTGAAGGCCGCCACCGGAGAGGTGGTCACCGCCGAGGAACTGGGCGGTGGCGAGGTGCACTCCCGGACCTCCGGCGTGACCGACCACCTCGCCGAGGACGACCCGCACGCGCTGAGCATCGTCCGCGACATCGTGGCCACGCTCCCCGCCCGGGGAGCGCCGCCCTGGACGGTGCGGCCGGCGCAGCCACCCGCGGTGGACCCGGCGGGGCTGTACGGCGCGGTCCCCGCCGACTCCCGCACCCCGTACGACGTACGGGAGGTGATCGCCCGGCTGGTGGACGGCAGCCGGTTCGCGGAGTTCAAGGCGGAGTACGGCACAACACTGGTCACCGGTTTCGCCCACGTCCAGGGCCACCCGGTCGGCATCGTGGCGAACAACGGCATCCTCTTCGCCGAGTCGGCCCTCAAGGGCGCGCACTTCATCGAGCTGTGCGACCAGCGCGGCATCCCGCTGCTCTTCCTCCAGAACATCTCGGGCTTCATGGTGGGCCGGCAGTACGAAGCGGGCGGCATCGCCAAGCACGGCGCGAAGATGGTGACGGCGGTGGCGTGCGCGCGGGTGCCGAAGCTGACCGTGGTGATCGGCGGCTCCTACGGCGCGGGCAACTACTCGATGTGCGGCCGCGCCTACAGCCCCCGGTTCCTGTGGATGTGGCCCAACGCGAAGATCTCCGTGATGGGTGGCGAGCAGGCCGCCTCGGTGCTGGCCACGGTGAAGCGGGACCAGTTGGCGGCCGCCGGGGAGAAGTGGAGCGAGGAGGCGGAGGAGGCGTTCAGGGCGCCGATCCGCGAGCAGTACGACACCCAGGGCAACGCCTACTACGCGACGGCCCGGCTGTGGGACGACGGGGTCATCGACCCGCTGGAGACCCGCACCGTGCTGGGGCTGGCGCTGACCGCCTGTGCCAACGCGCCGCTGCCGGCGGCCGATCCGACCGCGCCGGGCTACGGCGTCTTCCGGATGTGA
- a CDS encoding acyl-CoA thioesterase: protein MNENPTPLESLLDLLDLERIEQDIFRGYSRSAVVPRVFGGQVAAQALVAAGRTVPPERAAHSLHAYFLRPGDPGAPIVYQVDRIRDGRSFTTRRVVAIQHGQPIFHLSASFQVHEDGLEHQEAMPPAPDPESLPSADELLPKHADRFPDPTVIDRLQEARAAVDLRYVEDPPFLTAGVRREPRSQVWFRTRGELADDPLLHVCLATYVSDMTLLDSVLLAHGRGGWAVGDVVGASLDHAMWFHRPFRADQWLLYDQQSPSSSGGRGLGTARIYTQDGALAVSVIQEGLVRVPRA from the coding sequence GTGAACGAGAACCCGACACCCCTGGAGTCCCTGCTTGATCTCCTCGACCTGGAGCGGATCGAGCAGGACATCTTCCGCGGCTACAGCCGCTCGGCCGTGGTGCCGCGCGTCTTCGGCGGCCAGGTCGCCGCGCAGGCCCTGGTCGCGGCCGGCCGCACCGTGCCCCCCGAGCGCGCCGCGCACTCCCTGCACGCGTACTTCCTGCGGCCGGGCGACCCCGGCGCGCCGATCGTCTACCAGGTGGACCGGATCCGCGACGGCCGCTCCTTCACCACGCGCCGCGTCGTCGCGATCCAGCACGGCCAGCCGATCTTCCACCTGTCGGCGTCCTTCCAGGTCCACGAGGACGGTCTGGAGCACCAGGAGGCGATGCCGCCGGCGCCCGACCCCGAGTCGCTCCCGTCGGCCGACGAACTGCTGCCGAAGCACGCCGACAGGTTCCCCGACCCGACGGTGATCGACCGGCTGCAGGAGGCGCGTGCCGCCGTGGACCTGCGCTACGTCGAGGACCCGCCCTTCCTCACCGCCGGGGTGCGCCGCGAGCCCCGCTCGCAGGTGTGGTTCCGCACGAGGGGCGAACTCGCCGACGACCCGCTGCTCCACGTCTGCCTCGCCACCTATGTGTCGGACATGACGCTGCTGGACTCCGTGCTCCTCGCGCACGGGCGCGGCGGCTGGGCGGTCGGCGACGTGGTGGGCGCCAGCCTGGACCACGCGATGTGGTTCCACCGCCCCTTCCGGGCGGACCAGTGGCTGCTGTACGACCAGCAGAGCCCGTCCTCCTCGGGCGGCCGGGGCCTGGGCACCGCCCGCATCTACACGCAGGACGGCGCGCTGGCGGTGTCGGTGATCCAGGAGGGCCTCGTCCGGGTGCCGCGCGCCTGA
- a CDS encoding ABC transporter ATP-binding protein, with amino-acid sequence MAKAKAGGAVGDGSAQGWLLRISGYAWRYKRNVLLSFGASLAGMGVTALVPLVPKLIIDDVIVRHDRQLAPWAVALVAAAAVVYVLTYMRRFYGGRLALDVQHDLRDEMFRSIMRLDGRRQDELSTGQVVGRATSDLQLIQGLLFMLPVMIGNLLLFLLSLVVMLVLSPVLTLVALAVAPALWFIADRSRKRLFPATWYAQGQAAAVAGIVDGSVTGVRVVKGFGQERQEMDKLRTVGRRLFAGRLRTVRLSARYTPALQAVPSLGQIGMLALGGWMAARGQITLGTFVAFSTYLAQLTGPVRMLTMMLTVGQQARAGVERVLELIDTRPTLDEGAKVLPPGAPATVDFDHVSFGYSAERPVLEGFDLSIEPGETVAVVGASGSGKSTVSLLLPRMYDVTGGAVRIGGVDVRELTFASLRSAIGLVPEDSFLFSDTVRANIAYGKPDATDEEILAATRASQAHEFISALPDGYDTVVGEQGLTLSGGQRQRVALARAILTDPRLLLLDDATSAVDARVEAEIFDALRQVMRGRTTLLIAHRRSTLALADRIAVLEAGRLADVGTHDELQARSPLYRALLTDPEALGADVVDLDPAGAAVPRPGSRCTHDVSADGACGDPRCLLRVQDEAVDAAEPAQATALAGVTPELWPEHLRVVDEDDPAGGRGAAGPPAAAAVRRAGGGPGGGMAGALAGMPATPELLAKVAALPPALDTPDIDEERARAAETGFGLGSMLRGFRSPLVLSLLLVAVDAVAGLLLPVLIRHGIDAGVRRHALHAVWVASLLGLALVLLQWVVEWGSTLLTGRTGERVLYTLRVKIFAHLHRLGLDFYERELSGRIMTRMTTDVDALSTFLQTGLVTALVSVLTFAGILVALLAIDVQLALMVFATLPLLVVATWVFRRKSVRAYESARERIAVVNADLQEHVAGLRVVQAFRGEELGARRFLSRSDEYRTARVRGQFLISVYFPFVQLLSSVAAALVLIVGAHRVNAGTLTAGALVAYLLYIDLFFSPVQQLSQVFDGFQQATVSLGRIRELLNRPTTTPQAADPRPVHRLRGEITFEDVRFRYGGTDAETPDALAGIQLRVPAGQTVAFVGETGAGKSTLVKLVARYYDPTGGAVLVDGTDIRAFDLTGYRQQLGVVPQEPYLFAGTVRDAIAYGRMDATDAEVEAAARAVGADGMIATLEGGYLHQVTERGRNLSAGQRQLIALARAELVDPAILLLDEATAALDLATEALVNQAADRLAVRRTTLVVAHRLSTAARADRVVVLDHGRVIEDGTHDELLARDGRYAELWRTFTGEVRSAA; translated from the coding sequence GTGGCGAAGGCGAAGGCGGGGGGAGCGGTCGGTGACGGCTCCGCACAGGGCTGGCTCCTCAGGATCAGCGGCTACGCGTGGCGCTACAAGCGCAACGTGCTGCTGTCGTTCGGCGCGTCGCTGGCGGGCATGGGCGTCACCGCGCTGGTGCCGCTGGTCCCCAAGCTGATCATCGACGACGTCATCGTCCGGCACGACCGGCAGCTCGCCCCCTGGGCCGTCGCCCTGGTGGCGGCCGCGGCCGTCGTCTACGTGCTCACGTACATGCGCCGCTTCTACGGCGGCCGCCTGGCCCTGGACGTCCAGCACGACCTGCGCGACGAGATGTTCCGGTCGATCATGCGGCTCGACGGCCGCCGGCAGGACGAGCTGAGCACCGGGCAGGTGGTCGGTCGCGCCACCAGCGACCTCCAGTTGATCCAGGGCCTGCTGTTCATGCTGCCCGTCATGATCGGCAACCTGCTGCTCTTCCTGCTCTCCCTCGTCGTGATGCTGGTGCTCTCCCCGGTGCTGACCCTGGTCGCCCTCGCCGTCGCCCCGGCGCTGTGGTTCATCGCCGACCGCTCCCGCAAGCGGCTCTTCCCCGCCACGTGGTACGCCCAGGGCCAGGCCGCGGCGGTCGCCGGCATCGTCGACGGCTCGGTCACCGGCGTGCGCGTGGTGAAGGGCTTCGGCCAGGAGCGGCAGGAGATGGACAAGCTGCGGACGGTCGGCCGCCGCCTGTTCGCCGGCCGGCTGCGCACCGTCCGGCTCAGCGCCCGCTACACGCCGGCGCTCCAGGCGGTCCCCTCGCTCGGCCAGATCGGCATGCTCGCGCTGGGCGGCTGGATGGCCGCCCGCGGGCAGATCACGCTGGGCACGTTCGTGGCGTTCTCCACCTACCTGGCGCAGCTCACCGGCCCGGTGCGGATGCTGACCATGATGCTGACGGTCGGCCAGCAGGCGCGCGCCGGCGTCGAGCGCGTCCTCGAACTCATCGACACCCGCCCCACCCTCGACGAGGGTGCCAAGGTCCTCCCGCCGGGAGCTCCGGCCACGGTCGACTTCGACCACGTCAGCTTCGGCTACAGCGCCGAGCGCCCGGTCCTGGAGGGCTTCGACCTGAGCATCGAACCCGGCGAGACCGTGGCCGTGGTCGGCGCCTCGGGCTCCGGCAAGTCCACCGTCTCCCTGCTGCTGCCGCGGATGTACGACGTGACCGGCGGCGCGGTGCGGATCGGCGGCGTGGACGTCCGCGAGCTGACCTTCGCGTCGCTGCGTTCCGCGATCGGGCTGGTGCCCGAGGACAGCTTCCTGTTCTCCGACACCGTCCGGGCCAACATCGCCTACGGCAAGCCCGACGCCACCGACGAGGAGATCCTCGCCGCCACCCGCGCATCCCAGGCCCACGAGTTCATCAGCGCCCTTCCCGACGGGTACGACACGGTGGTCGGCGAGCAGGGCCTGACCCTGTCCGGCGGCCAGCGGCAGCGCGTCGCCCTGGCCCGCGCGATCCTCACCGATCCGCGGCTGCTGCTCCTGGACGACGCCACGTCAGCGGTGGACGCCCGGGTCGAGGCGGAGATCTTCGACGCCCTGCGCCAGGTGATGCGCGGGCGCACCACCCTGTTGATCGCCCACCGCCGATCCACCCTGGCGCTCGCCGACCGGATCGCGGTCCTGGAGGCCGGCCGGCTCGCCGACGTGGGCACCCACGACGAGCTCCAGGCGCGCAGCCCGCTGTACCGCGCGCTGCTCACCGACCCCGAGGCGCTCGGCGCCGACGTGGTCGACCTCGACCCGGCGGGCGCCGCGGTCCCGCGCCCGGGCTCGCGGTGCACCCACGACGTGTCGGCGGACGGCGCCTGCGGCGACCCGCGGTGCCTGCTGCGCGTCCAGGACGAGGCGGTCGACGCGGCGGAGCCCGCGCAGGCGACGGCGCTCGCGGGCGTCACCCCCGAGCTGTGGCCGGAGCACCTGCGGGTGGTCGACGAGGACGACCCCGCCGGCGGCCGGGGCGCGGCCGGACCGCCGGCGGCCGCGGCCGTGCGCCGGGCCGGGGGAGGCCCGGGCGGGGGCATGGCGGGCGCGCTCGCTGGGATGCCCGCCACCCCGGAACTCCTGGCCAAGGTCGCCGCCCTGCCGCCCGCCCTCGACACTCCGGACATCGACGAGGAGCGGGCGCGTGCCGCGGAAACGGGGTTCGGGCTGGGCAGCATGCTCCGCGGCTTCCGCAGCCCGCTGGTGCTGAGCCTGCTGCTCGTCGCGGTCGACGCCGTCGCCGGGCTGCTGCTGCCGGTCCTGATCCGGCACGGTATCGACGCGGGCGTACGCCGGCACGCGCTGCACGCGGTCTGGGTCGCCTCCCTGCTCGGGCTGGCGCTGGTCCTGCTGCAGTGGGTGGTGGAGTGGGGCTCCACCCTTCTCACCGGCCGCACCGGTGAACGCGTCCTGTACACGCTGCGCGTGAAGATCTTCGCCCACCTGCACCGGCTCGGCCTGGACTTCTACGAACGGGAGCTGTCCGGCCGCATCATGACCCGGATGACCACCGACGTGGACGCCCTGTCCACCTTCCTTCAGACCGGCCTGGTCACGGCGCTGGTCAGCGTGTTGACCTTCGCCGGCATCCTGGTGGCGCTGCTCGCGATCGACGTGCAGCTCGCGCTGATGGTCTTCGCGACCCTGCCGCTGCTGGTGGTCGCCACCTGGGTCTTCCGCCGCAAGTCGGTGCGCGCGTACGAGTCCGCGCGCGAGCGGATCGCCGTCGTCAACGCCGATCTCCAGGAACACGTCGCGGGCCTGCGGGTGGTGCAGGCGTTCCGTGGCGAGGAACTCGGCGCCCGGCGCTTCCTGAGCCGCAGCGACGAGTACCGGACCGCCCGGGTCCGCGGCCAGTTCCTGATCTCGGTGTACTTCCCGTTCGTGCAGCTGCTGTCCAGCGTGGCGGCGGCACTGGTGCTCATCGTGGGCGCCCACCGGGTCAACGCCGGCACCCTCACCGCCGGCGCCCTGGTCGCCTACCTGCTCTACATCGACCTCTTCTTCTCCCCGGTGCAGCAACTCTCCCAGGTCTTCGACGGCTTCCAGCAGGCCACGGTCTCGCTCGGCCGCATCCGCGAACTGCTGAACCGTCCCACCACGACCCCGCAGGCCGCCGACCCGCGGCCGGTGCACCGCCTGCGCGGCGAGATCACCTTCGAGGACGTCCGCTTCCGCTACGGCGGTACGGACGCCGAAACCCCCGACGCCCTGGCCGGCATCCAGCTGCGTGTGCCCGCCGGCCAGACCGTCGCCTTCGTCGGGGAGACGGGCGCGGGCAAGTCCACGCTGGTCAAGCTCGTCGCCCGCTACTACGACCCGACCGGCGGCGCCGTCCTCGTCGACGGCACCGACATCCGCGCGTTCGACCTGACCGGATACCGGCAGCAACTCGGCGTCGTCCCCCAGGAGCCGTACCTGTTCGCGGGCACCGTGCGCGACGCCATCGCGTACGGGCGGATGGACGCGACGGACGCCGAGGTGGAGGCCGCAGCCCGCGCGGTGGGTGCCGACGGGATGATCGCGACCCTCGAAGGCGGCTACCTCCACCAGGTCACCGAACGCGGCCGGAACCTTTCCGCGGGCCAGCGCCAGCTCATCGCCCTGGCGCGAGCCGAACTCGTCGACCCCGCGATCCTGCTGCTCGACGAGGCCACCGCCGCACTCGACCTCGCCACCGAGGCGCTGGTCAACCAGGCCGCCGACCGGCTGGCCGTCCGCCGCACCACCCTCGTGGTCGCGCACCGCCTCAGCACCGCCGCGCGGGCCGACCGCGTCGTCGTCCTCGACCACGGCCGCGTCATCGAGGACGGGACCCACGACGAACTGCTCGCCCGCGACGGCCGGTACGCGGAGCTGTGGCGCACCTTCACCGGGGAGGTCCGCTCGGCCGCCTGA